In Lasioglossum baleicum chromosome 19, iyLasBale1, whole genome shotgun sequence, the following proteins share a genomic window:
- the Jra gene encoding jun-related antigen, translating to MVRSLTMEQTFYENASVYGAVNRENNMGQLKRNLTLDLNLCQRQGPHAKKPRLGPVPPALNNMPILSSPDLNMLKLGSPELEKMILAQQDLVANLPTPSQILFPKVVTEEQEQYARGFEVALNELHHSDSSQEPGSMYGGATYHTLEPPSSVQSTESSVSQGLMQIKDEPQTVPSVSSSPPMSPIDMENQERIKLERKRQRNRVAASKCRRRKLERISRLEDKVKLLKGENSELSAVVHRLKDHVCRLKEQVLAHVQSGCQIMAVPGQF from the coding sequence ATGGTGCGGAGTTTAACAATGGAGCAGACGTTCTACGAGAACGCGAGCGTGTACGGAGCCGTGAATCGCGAGAACAACATGGGCCAGTTGAAGCGTAATCTCACGCTGGACCTGAACCTGTGCCAACGACAGGGTCCGCACGCGAAGAAGCCGCGACTGGGACCGGTGCCACCAGCGTTGAACAACATGCCGATCCTCAGCTCGCCGGACCTGAACATGCTAAAGCTGGGCTCGCCAGAGCTCGAGAAAATGATACTGGCTCAGCAGGACTTGGTGGCGAATTTACCGACGCCCTCGCAGATCCTGTTCCCGAAGGTGGTGACCGAGGAGCAGGAACAGTATGCACGCGGTTTCGAGGTGGCCTTGAACGAGCTGCACCATTCGGATAGCTCGCAGGAACCTGGCAGCATGTACGGCGGAGCGACGTATCACACGCTGGAACCACCGAGCAGCGTGCAGAGTACCGAATCGTCCGTGAGCCAGGGTCTGATGCAGATCAAGGACGAGCCGCAGACGGTGCCGAGCGTGTCGAGTTCACCGCCGATGTCGCCGATCgatatggagaaccaggagagGATCAAGCTCGAGAGGAAACGTCAAAGGAACCGCGTGGCCGCGTCCAAGTGTCGCAGGCGCAAACTCGAACGCATCTCGAGGCTGGAGGACAAGGTGAAACTGCTCAAGGGCGAGAACAGCGAGCTCAGCGCCGTGGTTCACAGGTTGAAGGACCACGTGTGCCGGCTGAAGGAGCAGGTGTTGGCGCACGTGCAGTCCGGCTGCCAGATCATGGCCGTCCCCGGCCAGTTCTGA